A section of the Chloroflexota bacterium genome encodes:
- a CDS encoding (Fe-S)-binding protein: protein MAVHEHSHGAAPSAAGPAVPIELDLSTLKQCVHCGLCLDFCPTYRVNNLELDSPRGRIYQVRAVYRGDISPDNEDFREHIYRCLDCRACETACPSGVKYGQIVEAARGLAPPADAAERTIGRTVLNRIFTSRLALNSLGLGMRVYQKLGVQKAVHASGLMNLFPERIQKMERMLPPTQGGVGKPFLPEVVRARGTRRFRVGFIAGCVMQEFLGETNQASVRVLARNGCDVYTPPQQGCCGALHVHIGERETARGLAKANIETFESLNLDAVIINAAGCGSTLKEYPHLFRDDPAWHERAVAFSNSVRDINEWLVQIGIDTESLGPLPVRVTYQDPCHLVHGQGIRNQPRQLLRAIPGLTFVELKDSDVCCGSAGIYNLTHPEFSEQILGWKIPEVEKTQASVLVAPNPGCAMQIASGARERGLELEVCHVVDLLDRSYQAGARA, encoded by the coding sequence GTGGCGGTTCACGAGCACTCCCACGGAGCCGCTCCCTCGGCGGCCGGCCCGGCGGTCCCCATCGAGCTGGATCTCTCCACGCTCAAGCAGTGCGTCCACTGTGGCCTCTGCCTGGACTTCTGCCCCACCTATCGCGTCAACAATCTGGAGCTGGACTCGCCGCGCGGGCGGATCTACCAGGTGCGCGCCGTCTACCGGGGCGACATCAGCCCCGACAACGAGGACTTCCGCGAGCACATCTACCGCTGCCTGGACTGCCGCGCCTGCGAGACGGCCTGTCCGTCCGGCGTCAAGTACGGGCAGATCGTGGAGGCGGCCAGAGGCCTCGCCCCGCCAGCCGACGCTGCCGAGCGGACCATCGGGCGGACGGTTCTGAACCGCATCTTCACCTCGCGGCTGGCGCTCAACTCGCTCGGCCTCGGGATGCGCGTCTACCAGAAGCTCGGCGTCCAGAAGGCTGTCCACGCCTCCGGGCTGATGAACCTCTTCCCCGAGCGCATCCAGAAGATGGAGCGGATGCTCCCGCCCACCCAGGGTGGCGTCGGCAAGCCGTTCCTGCCAGAGGTGGTGCGGGCGCGCGGCACACGGCGGTTCCGCGTCGGGTTCATCGCCGGCTGCGTCATGCAGGAGTTCCTGGGCGAGACGAATCAGGCCAGCGTGCGGGTGCTCGCCCGCAACGGCTGCGACGTCTACACCCCGCCCCAGCAGGGCTGCTGCGGCGCGCTGCACGTCCACATCGGCGAGCGTGAGACGGCGCGGGGGCTGGCGAAGGCGAACATCGAGACGTTCGAGTCGCTCAACCTCGACGCCGTCATCATCAACGCGGCCGGCTGCGGCTCCACCCTCAAGGAGTATCCGCACCTGTTCCGCGACGATCCGGCCTGGCACGAACGCGCCGTCGCCTTCTCGAACAGCGTCCGCGACATCAACGAGTGGCTGGTGCAGATCGGCATCGACACCGAGAGCCTCGGGCCGTTGCCGGTCCGCGTGACCTACCAGGATCCGTGTCACCTCGTACACGGGCAGGGCATCCGCAACCAGCCGCGCCAGTTGCTCCGCGCGATCCCCGGCCTGACGTTCGTGGAGCTGAAGGACTCGGATGTCTGCTGCGGCAGCGCCGGGATCTACAACCTGACGCACCCCGAGTTCTCGGAGCAGATCCTCGGCTGGAAGATCCCCGAGGTCGAGAAGACGCAGGCCAGCGTGCTCGTCGCGCCGAACCCCGGCTGCGCGATGCAGATCGCCTCGGGCGCGCGCGAGCGCGGCCTGGAGCTGGAGGTCTGCCACGTGGTGGACCTGCTCGACCGCTCGTACCAGGCAGGCGCCCGGGCGTGA
- a CDS encoding phage Gp37/Gp68 family protein yields the protein MSDNSAIEWTDATWNPVTGCSKVSEGCRNCYAEALSLRFGRSTKPWAAQFADENVVLHPDRLDYPLKWKDARRIFVNSMSDLFHENIDDGFVCRVFKVMGAASHHTYQVLTKRPARMQALIQRWSDAFHGKRLDSDQGENTWPPPHIWLGVSVEDQKTADERIPLLLNTPAAVRFLSCEPLLASIDLCQAAGAPTDHAHGFACRTFLRDLHWVIVGGESGPRFRPLDLDWARSLRDQCISADVPFFFKQVGGRTPKSGGRLLDGRTWDEQPRVQERQLQVAAFG from the coding sequence ATGAGTGACAATTCTGCGATTGAGTGGACGGACGCCACCTGGAACCCAGTCACTGGCTGCTCAAAAGTGAGCGAAGGCTGCCGCAACTGCTACGCGGAGGCGCTGTCGCTGCGCTTCGGACGCTCAACGAAGCCGTGGGCCGCGCAGTTTGCCGACGAAAACGTGGTCCTTCACCCTGACCGGCTGGACTACCCACTCAAGTGGAAGGACGCCAGGCGCATCTTCGTCAACTCCATGAGCGACCTATTTCACGAGAACATCGACGATGGCTTCGTCTGCCGCGTGTTCAAGGTCATGGGCGCAGCATCACATCATACCTATCAGGTCTTGACGAAGCGCCCCGCCCGCATGCAGGCTCTAATCCAACGGTGGTCCGATGCGTTTCACGGCAAGAGACTAGACAGTGACCAGGGTGAGAATACTTGGCCGCCGCCACACATCTGGCTCGGCGTCAGCGTCGAGGACCAGAAGACCGCCGATGAGCGCATCCCGCTGCTGTTGAACACACCTGCTGCCGTTCGCTTCCTGAGTTGCGAACCACTCCTGGCCTCAATTGACCTGTGCCAAGCTGCCGGCGCGCCAACTGACCACGCACACGGTTTCGCCTGCCGTACTTTCCTCCGAGACCTACACTGGGTCATCGTGGGCGGCGAGAGTGGCCCGCGTTTCCGTCCTCTTGACCTGGACTGGGCACGATCTCTTCGCGACCAGTGCATAAGTGCAGATGTGCCGTTCTTCTTCAAGCAAGTGGGTGGCAGGACACCGAAGTCCGGGGGACGGCTGCTCGACGGGCGAACCTGGGACGAGCAGCCACGGGTCCAGGAGCGACAACTTCAAGTGGCAGCCTTCGGCTGA
- the tcmP gene encoding three-Cys-motif partner protein TcmP yields MLSDDDPQKWGNAPHTRAKHEILVRYMKAWLPILRIHRRLVIVDAFAGRGRYTTEEPGSPLLLRDIAGRVAGNRDFDVDLYYIERNPANAKMLAAEIAASGPLERVVEHDPICDTFEGAAPGIVDAIRRAGRPSFWFIDPFGYAGLPLSLVNRILSLPRAEVLVTLMVQDINRFLENANHQTADAQLFGLEGDELLARLDEVKQSPDRVGALRDLYVERLEATTAPGHRRFVTSVGVARRGPTDIIYFLVHSTGHPKGKREMKEAMFEALGGFTAFLGASHPAVMASESGQLDLFTPEVRMNLTVDYTSLRALLRTRFSGRRSEYERVQNETAVGHEFDGYTDNHIKKALEDLAHQGRIRLFRNNLPSKNKLRPSDVIEFPPA; encoded by the coding sequence ATGCTGTCGGACGACGATCCTCAGAAATGGGGTAACGCACCACACACCAGAGCGAAGCACGAAATCCTCGTTCGCTACATGAAAGCATGGCTACCGATTCTTCGGATACACCGGCGGCTCGTCATTGTCGATGCCTTCGCTGGACGGGGCCGCTACACCACCGAAGAACCGGGGTCGCCCTTGCTCCTTCGCGACATCGCCGGTCGTGTTGCAGGCAATCGCGACTTCGATGTCGATCTCTACTACATCGAACGTAATCCGGCGAACGCCAAAATGCTGGCGGCTGAAATCGCAGCATCTGGACCCTTGGAGCGGGTTGTCGAACACGACCCGATCTGTGATACGTTCGAGGGCGCTGCACCGGGAATTGTGGATGCGATTCGGCGTGCCGGGCGCCCGTCCTTCTGGTTCATTGACCCGTTCGGATACGCAGGGCTTCCCCTGTCCCTGGTCAACCGTATCCTCAGCCTGCCCAGGGCTGAAGTGCTTGTAACATTGATGGTGCAGGATATCAATCGGTTTCTTGAGAATGCGAACCACCAGACGGCTGATGCTCAACTCTTCGGCTTGGAAGGCGATGAGTTGCTTGCCCGCCTCGACGAAGTCAAGCAGTCGCCAGATCGTGTGGGTGCATTGCGTGACCTGTACGTAGAGCGCTTGGAGGCCACGACTGCTCCGGGGCATCGACGCTTCGTGACCTCGGTGGGTGTCGCACGGCGAGGGCCGACTGACATCATCTACTTCCTTGTCCACTCAACAGGGCATCCGAAGGGCAAGCGTGAGATGAAGGAAGCGATGTTCGAGGCTCTGGGTGGGTTCACAGCCTTCCTGGGAGCAAGCCATCCCGCGGTCATGGCTTCTGAATCGGGTCAGTTGGATCTGTTCACCCCTGAGGTTCGCATGAACCTGACGGTCGACTACACGTCGCTGCGTGCGTTGCTCCGAACACGATTCTCGGGTCGCCGCTCGGAGTATGAGCGTGTGCAGAATGAGACCGCAGTCGGCCATGAATTCGACGGCTACACCGATAACCATATCAAGAAGGCGCTAGAGGACCTGGCCCACCAAGGCCGCATTCGTCTGTTCCGCAACAACTTGCCCTCCAAGAACAAGTTGCGGCCAAGTGACGTGATCGAATTTCCGCCAGCCTGA
- the bcp gene encoding thioredoxin-dependent thiol peroxidase — MLKVGEPAPPVSLVSDKGETVSLDDFKGKQAVVLYFYPKDDTPGCTKEACSFRDLSAEFAEKGAVILGVSPDNVKSHVKFRDKFSLPFPLLADEGAEIAQKYGVWVEKSMYGKTYMGVERTTVVIGKDGTIKKVFPKVSVEGHVEEVLAALD; from the coding sequence ATCCTCAAGGTGGGCGAGCCGGCCCCACCGGTCTCCCTGGTCTCGGACAAGGGCGAAACCGTCTCGCTCGACGACTTCAAGGGCAAGCAGGCCGTCGTGCTCTACTTCTACCCGAAGGACGACACCCCAGGCTGCACCAAGGAAGCCTGCTCCTTCCGCGATCTCTCGGCCGAGTTCGCCGAGAAGGGCGCCGTCATCCTCGGGGTCAGCCCGGACAACGTGAAGTCGCACGTCAAGTTCCGCGACAAGTTCAGCCTGCCGTTCCCGCTCCTGGCCGACGAGGGCGCGGAGATCGCCCAGAAGTACGGCGTGTGGGTCGAGAAGAGCATGTACGGCAAGACGTACATGGGCGTCGAGCGGACGACGGTCGTGATCGGCAAGGACGGCACGATCAAGAAGGTCTTCCCGAAGGTCTCGGTTGAGGGCCACGTCGAAGAGGTGCTCGCGGCGCTCGACTGA
- a CDS encoding DUF1932 domain-containing protein, with protein sequence MAWTVGIISPGDMGSGIGEKLAKNGARVLVALDARSTRTKELAAAAGLEDVGTVEQLVSQATHVLSVLVPSEAMSAASRVATALQRTGATPLYADLNAVSPATTRRIGEIVEAAGARFADGGIIGGPPRGKVNPRIYASGTNAPELARLEEHGLIIPVIGDQIGQASGLKMCYAAMTKGFQALATELLVTARRLGLDDALRQEMLDSQADLRTWMAKSMLTMPPKAHRWIGEMEEIAATFEQVGLTPRMLLGAADMYRWVATTAPGQETPENRDTSRDLDGLIAALAESPAAAKA encoded by the coding sequence ATGGCCTGGACCGTCGGCATCATCAGCCCGGGCGACATGGGCTCCGGCATCGGCGAGAAGTTGGCGAAGAACGGCGCACGCGTCCTGGTGGCGCTCGACGCACGCAGCACGCGCACCAAGGAGCTGGCGGCAGCGGCCGGCCTTGAGGACGTCGGGACTGTCGAGCAGCTGGTGTCCCAGGCGACGCACGTGCTCTCGGTGCTGGTGCCGTCTGAGGCGATGTCCGCGGCGTCGCGCGTGGCGACCGCCCTCCAGCGGACCGGCGCGACCCCGCTGTACGCCGACCTCAACGCGGTCTCGCCGGCCACCACGCGCCGCATCGGGGAGATTGTCGAGGCGGCCGGGGCGCGCTTTGCAGATGGCGGCATCATCGGCGGGCCGCCGCGCGGTAAGGTCAATCCGCGCATCTACGCCTCGGGCACGAACGCTCCCGAGCTGGCGCGGCTCGAAGAGCATGGGCTGATCATCCCGGTCATCGGGGATCAGATCGGGCAGGCGTCTGGCCTGAAGATGTGCTACGCCGCGATGACCAAGGGCTTCCAGGCCCTGGCGACCGAGCTGCTGGTGACGGCCCGTCGGCTCGGGCTGGACGACGCGCTGCGACAGGAGATGCTCGACAGCCAGGCGGACTTGCGGACGTGGATGGCAAAGTCCATGCTGACGATGCCGCCGAAGGCGCACCGGTGGATTGGCGAGATGGAGGAGATCGCCGCGACCTTCGAGCAGGTGGGGCTGACGCCGCGGATGCTGCTCGGGGCCGCCGACATGTACCGCTGGGTGGCGACGACCGCGCCTGGCCAGGAGACGCCCGAGAACCGCGACACCTCGCGCGACCTGGACGGGCTGATCGCGGCGCTGGCCGAGTCACCGGCGGCCGCGAAGGCGTAA
- a CDS encoding SDR family oxidoreductase, whose protein sequence is MSDGRQRTAVITGGGTGIGRAVAAAFAADGDRVVLIGRRAEPLQQAAAELGPNVTWRQADIADREGIAGAIGSIVEEHGAIDVLVNNAGISNRPVSTRTPLEEAERLWDEYSRVNIKGVLLTTLAAAPHLARPGGRIIFISSAAVYSGGVFPGLAAYAASKAALHGLMRSFARELGPDGITVNTVAPGFIAHTEMTGRVPEDDFARLANTTLVKRVGTADDIAAVVHFLGSPAASYVTAQAIPVDGGRLPG, encoded by the coding sequence ATGAGCGATGGCCGGCAGCGTACAGCAGTCATCACGGGCGGTGGAACAGGTATCGGACGGGCTGTTGCGGCCGCCTTCGCGGCAGATGGCGACCGGGTGGTGCTGATCGGGCGGCGGGCCGAGCCGCTCCAGCAGGCGGCAGCGGAGCTTGGGCCGAACGTGACGTGGCGGCAGGCGGACATCGCGGACCGCGAGGGGATCGCCGGGGCCATCGGGAGCATTGTCGAGGAGCACGGGGCCATCGACGTGCTCGTGAACAACGCCGGCATCTCGAACCGGCCCGTCTCCACCAGGACGCCGCTCGAAGAGGCCGAGCGGCTCTGGGACGAGTACTCCCGGGTCAACATCAAGGGCGTCCTGCTGACGACGCTCGCCGCCGCCCCGCACCTGGCGCGGCCGGGTGGTCGGATCATCTTCATCAGCTCGGCGGCCGTCTACAGCGGCGGCGTCTTCCCTGGCCTCGCCGCCTACGCTGCCAGCAAGGCCGCATTGCACGGGCTGATGCGGTCGTTCGCACGGGAGCTGGGGCCAGACGGGATCACCGTCAACACGGTCGCGCCGGGCTTCATCGCGCACACTGAAATGACCGGCCGCGTCCCCGAGGACGATTTCGCCCGACTCGCCAACACGACGCTGGTCAAGCGCGTCGGCACGGCAGACGATATCGCGGCGGTGGTCCACTTCCTCGGCTCGCCGGCGGCATCGTACGTCACGGCCCAGGCGATCCCGGTAGACGGCGGCCGGCTGCCGGGCTAG
- a CDS encoding pyridoxamine 5'-phosphate oxidase family protein, whose product MPATHDLTRVAPAFVEMAHQIVWCTVSTVDRQGRPRSRVLHPYWTWDGLMLEGWVGTMMTPLKKAHLERNPYVSCSYWTPSQDTAVAECQADWMLDEQTRTRVWTFFKSTPEPLGYDPGGIGVPGWDSPTSPGFVVLRLRPWRLRVFPSSITRGEGGELMVWQDE is encoded by the coding sequence ATGCCAGCCACGCACGATCTGACGCGCGTCGCGCCCGCCTTTGTCGAGATGGCTCACCAGATCGTCTGGTGCACCGTCTCCACCGTGGACCGCCAGGGCCGGCCGCGTTCGCGTGTCCTGCACCCATACTGGACCTGGGACGGTCTGATGCTTGAGGGGTGGGTCGGCACGATGATGACGCCCCTGAAGAAGGCGCACCTGGAGCGCAATCCGTACGTCTCGTGCAGCTACTGGACGCCCTCGCAGGATACGGCGGTGGCCGAGTGCCAGGCCGACTGGATGCTGGACGAGCAGACCCGCACTCGGGTCTGGACCTTCTTCAAGAGCACGCCCGAGCCGCTCGGCTACGACCCCGGCGGCATCGGCGTGCCCGGCTGGGACTCGCCCACCTCGCCGGGCTTCGTGGTGCTGCGGCTGCGGCCCTGGCGGCTGCGGGTATTCCCCAGCTCGATCACCCGGGGCGAGGGCGGCGAGCTGATGGTCTGGCAGGACGAGTAG
- a CDS encoding Gfo/Idh/MocA family oxidoreductase codes for MSGRQGDAPGRGIRVAFAGVNHWHFSVDARYLELALEAGVEIVGLSDDDEALAKRRGDELGCGWTVDVDDLVTRFKPDLVIALPRPDRAPEQVGRLLEHNVPLFAEKPLGLRASDVWPLVERAERGWVTVAFPQRYQPIHAAFERLRDAGTLGEIGHIGVRMVNGPPWRYRSYDVPWMLDPAIAGGGPLRNIGIHGADMLTRLVGDRGIKIVAATKTDRVHGEPIEDFISALGRTDDGIVINMATGYTFSPPKPGDMDIHLGAKGAYLIQRRELLTIYPADGQPDVIRQPEGFNLYREIFFDALWRMRAGAPPIATVRDCARANELIDAIYAAAAAT; via the coding sequence ATGTCTGGTCGGCAAGGCGATGCGCCAGGACGCGGCATCAGGGTTGCGTTTGCAGGTGTCAATCACTGGCACTTCTCCGTGGACGCTCGGTATCTGGAGCTGGCGCTGGAGGCCGGCGTCGAGATCGTCGGCCTCAGCGACGACGACGAGGCCCTGGCGAAGCGCCGTGGCGACGAGCTGGGCTGCGGCTGGACCGTCGACGTGGATGACCTGGTCACCCGCTTCAAGCCGGACCTTGTCATCGCGTTGCCGCGCCCGGACCGAGCGCCCGAGCAGGTCGGGCGGCTGCTGGAGCACAACGTCCCGCTGTTCGCGGAGAAGCCGCTCGGCCTGCGCGCCAGCGATGTCTGGCCGCTGGTCGAAAGGGCCGAGCGCGGCTGGGTCACCGTCGCCTTCCCGCAGCGCTACCAGCCGATCCACGCCGCGTTCGAGCGGCTGCGCGATGCTGGCACGCTCGGCGAGATCGGGCACATCGGCGTCCGGATGGTCAACGGGCCACCCTGGCGCTACCGTTCCTACGACGTGCCCTGGATGCTCGATCCGGCCATCGCCGGCGGCGGGCCGCTGCGGAACATCGGCATTCACGGCGCCGACATGCTCACCAGACTGGTGGGAGACCGTGGCATCAAGATCGTGGCGGCGACGAAAACGGATCGGGTCCACGGCGAGCCGATCGAGGACTTCATCAGCGCGCTCGGCCGCACCGATGACGGCATCGTGATCAACATGGCGACAGGCTACACCTTCTCGCCGCCCAAGCCCGGCGACATGGACATCCACCTCGGTGCGAAGGGCGCGTACCTGATCCAGCGGCGCGAGCTGCTGACGATCTATCCCGCCGACGGCCAGCCGGACGTGATCCGCCAGCCCGAGGGTTTCAACCTGTACCGCGAGATCTTCTTCGACGCGCTCTGGCGGATGCGGGCCGGCGCGCCACCCATCGCGACGGTCCGTGACTGCGCGCGCGCCAACGAGCTGATCGACGCGATCTACGCAGCAGCAGCCGCCACCTGA
- a CDS encoding biotin transporter BioY yields MQRLGHGRTLVDVVRPDALSRQRDILLVVAFGTLMGALAQIAVPLPFTPVPVTGQTLGVLLIGALLGSRRGGAAMLVHLAEGLAGLPVFAEGNTAWTLTRLGVPTIIGPTAGYLFAFPVAAFVVGWLAERGWDRKPLTAASAMLVGQAIIYAGGLSWLAGYVGVDRAIPLGMVPFLPGDAVKLALAATALPGGWRLLAVLGAPTTRE; encoded by the coding sequence ATGCAGCGGCTCGGTCATGGCCGCACGCTCGTCGACGTCGTCCGGCCAGACGCCCTCTCCCGTCAGCGTGACATCCTGCTCGTCGTCGCGTTCGGCACGCTGATGGGGGCGCTCGCGCAGATCGCCGTGCCGCTGCCGTTCACGCCGGTGCCAGTGACCGGCCAGACGCTCGGCGTGCTGCTGATCGGTGCGCTGCTCGGGAGTCGTCGCGGCGGTGCAGCGATGCTTGTGCACCTTGCCGAGGGCCTCGCCGGCCTGCCCGTCTTCGCCGAGGGGAACACGGCCTGGACGCTCACCCGGCTCGGCGTGCCGACCATCATCGGGCCGACGGCCGGCTACCTGTTCGCCTTCCCGGTGGCCGCGTTCGTCGTCGGCTGGCTGGCAGAGCGCGGCTGGGACCGCAAGCCGCTGACGGCGGCCAGCGCGATGCTCGTCGGGCAGGCCATCATCTACGCGGGCGGGCTCTCCTGGCTGGCTGGTTACGTCGGCGTGGACCGTGCCATCCCGCTCGGCATGGTCCCGTTCCTGCCCGGCGATGCGGTCAAGCTCGCGCTCGCCGCGACGGCGCTGCCCGGCGGCTGGCGGCTGCTAGCGGTGCTCGGAGCGCCAACCACCCGCGAGTGA
- a CDS encoding FHA domain-containing protein, whose amino-acid sequence MRCRTCAARNPAGYPYCLTCGTRVRRETFWPQCPEPLWQHAYCLVRMEDRDGAGPSDAGAPDAGPSDRVGTGYPLDVLRRGGRALTIGSGADCEIVLDHPSVAARHAWLIRHGDHFLIDDADTRDGTFVNGERVKRARRLKVRDTVRLGECQLVYALAEQICPRCHLPDTLTALDDLVAERQDGATGLAVPTHACPQCGHEYWIVASRREGWRRSWLWRWQASRRLLAMRGKRAPEDA is encoded by the coding sequence GTGCGCTGTCGGACGTGCGCGGCCAGGAACCCGGCCGGCTACCCCTACTGCCTGACCTGTGGCACCCGCGTCCGCCGCGAGACCTTCTGGCCGCAATGCCCGGAGCCGCTCTGGCAGCATGCGTACTGCCTGGTGCGGATGGAGGACCGCGACGGCGCCGGGCCATCTGATGCCGGGGCGCCTGATGCCGGGCCATCCGATCGGGTCGGGACTGGCTACCCGCTGGACGTGCTGCGGCGCGGCGGCCGGGCGCTGACCATCGGCAGCGGCGCTGACTGCGAGATCGTGCTCGACCATCCGAGCGTCGCGGCGCGCCACGCCTGGCTGATCCGCCACGGCGACCATTTCCTGATCGACGACGCCGATACCAGGGACGGCACATTCGTGAACGGCGAGCGGGTCAAGCGCGCCCGCCGCCTCAAGGTCCGCGACACCGTGCGCCTCGGCGAGTGCCAGCTGGTCTACGCCCTGGCCGAGCAGATCTGCCCCCGCTGCCACCTGCCAGACACCCTCACGGCCCTGGACGATCTGGTAGCCGAGCGGCAAGATGGCGCAACCGGACTGGCGGTCCCGACACACGCCTGCCCCCAATGTGGGCACGAGTACTGGATCGTGGCCTCGCGGCGCGAGGGCTGGCGGCGGTCCTGGCTGTGGCGGTGGCAGGCGTCGCGGCGGCTGCTGGCGATGCGCGGCAAGCGCGCCCCCGAGGACGCCTGA
- a CDS encoding SDR family oxidoreductase translates to MALVQGKVALVTGGARGIGRAAAELLAAEGAHVAVADVNLGGAEDVASGIEARGGQALPLQVDVSQPEQIGPMFDAVVARFGRVDVVHNNAGIFAKTAVNEIDVDGWDRLMDINLRGAFLVAQHALKIMKAQGGGRIIMMGSMGGQVGGVVAGADYAASKAAIACLTKSMAKWGGPFGILVNTLCPGVIDTAMPAQFPPDRLAAMIESTPLRRMGTADEVAKVVLFLASDLSSFVTGAHIDINGGLFTD, encoded by the coding sequence ATGGCGTTGGTTCAGGGGAAAGTGGCACTCGTCACGGGTGGCGCGCGCGGCATCGGCCGGGCGGCAGCCGAGCTGCTGGCGGCGGAAGGCGCGCACGTCGCCGTCGCGGACGTCAACCTCGGCGGCGCTGAGGACGTCGCCAGCGGCATCGAGGCGCGCGGCGGTCAGGCGTTGCCGCTCCAGGTGGACGTCTCGCAGCCGGAGCAGATCGGGCCGATGTTTGACGCCGTCGTCGCACGGTTCGGGCGGGTGGATGTCGTCCACAACAACGCCGGCATCTTCGCCAAGACGGCCGTCAACGAGATCGACGTGGACGGCTGGGATCGGCTGATGGACATCAACCTGCGCGGCGCGTTCCTGGTGGCGCAGCACGCCCTCAAGATCATGAAGGCTCAGGGGGGCGGGCGCATCATCATGATGGGGTCGATGGGCGGCCAGGTGGGCGGCGTGGTGGCCGGCGCAGACTACGCAGCCTCGAAGGCGGCCATCGCCTGCCTGACCAAGTCGATGGCGAAGTGGGGCGGCCCGTTCGGCATCCTGGTCAACACGCTCTGTCCGGGCGTCATCGACACGGCGATGCCGGCCCAGTTCCCGCCCGACCGCCTCGCCGCGATGATCGAGTCCACGCCATTGCGCCGCATGGGCACCGCGGATGAGGTGGCAAAGGTTGTGCTGTTCCTGGCATCAGACCTGTCAAGCTTCGTGACAGGCGCCCACATCGACATCAACGGCGGACTGTTTACGGACTAG